The following coding sequences lie in one Mercenaria mercenaria strain notata chromosome 5, MADL_Memer_1, whole genome shotgun sequence genomic window:
- the LOC128556886 gene encoding fucose-1-phosphate guanylyltransferase-like, producing the protein MQKYFTNVLTRYEKIRGRDKEELGSPFWDVVVLTAADEAQKNVYEKQLEYKYQRHELPLEVEILVVADPTGPKIGNGGSTIVSLEALYEKFGEKLFEYRVLLIHAGGQSQRMPSASVLGKIFSPIPRGNPIYQMLDIKLAMFCPLILKMPKGVFVTCADDFLVYNLGENHDDIKFSETGFTALAHPSSLAVGTGHGVYVIQDSKKVKPNVPLQVCECLEVLQKPSEVVMYKKGAVLRSNNLKFANGIHVEGKAAYTDSSFFFAHDVSKKLLAFAEENGPLSCEIDAYGDFLQALGPRATSDYINNTSNVSTVTPGLYETRKKVFNLLNKSNITLLVMNCSKFIHIGTTKEYIEYFCCDDTFQAEMGLEKDVFNLWTKNGGQNPPAVRSGSGDTSDQPTPPKCLKLSDTSLGCVMHSYLPTESCVSATAVIEFCSFSVPVKVGQCCILSSCEFKADIRVKDLEGKTPFLVEYMNTVQTLEFPNSLFLHTIPIREEGQTKFVTVFFDIKDNLKKEAPAGDVKRLPFLGKLVEDYTAVTGTDLALVAPDNVDTKVNLWYTNLFPVTDDASESLLLALKCVNAVKTDKTGAITLTSVRLVSMATVLKEKDLEAMLNRRNVLYNTIKCDRNVSPQY; encoded by the exons ATGCAAAAGTATTTTACGAACGTACTTACCCGCTATGAAAAAATCAGAG gGCGTGACAAAGAGGAGCTGGGTAGTCCTTTCTGGGATGTTGTGGTTCTGACGGCAGCTGATGAAGCTCAGAAAAATGTGTATGAGAAACAGCTAGAATACAAGTACCAAAGACATGAACTACCACTTGAAGTAGAAATTCTGGTAGTAGCTGATCCTACTGGCCCCAAAATTG GAAATGGAGGATCAACTATTGTATCACTTGAGGCACTGTATGAGAAGTTTGGTGAGAAACTGTTTGAGTACAGAGTGTTGCTCATTCATGCTGGAGGCCAGAGTCAAAGAATGCCCAGTGCAAGTGTACTTGGGAAAATTTTCTCCCCTATACCAAGAGGAAATCCAATTTACCAAATGCTGGACATCAAATTGGCTATGTTTTGTCCACTCATTTTGAAAATGCCCAAAGGAGTGTTTGTAACATGTGCAGATGATTTTCTAGTGTATAATTTAGGTGAAAATCATGATGATATCAAGTTTTCAGAGACTGGATTTACAGCTCTAGCCCACCCATCAAGCCTTGCTGTTGGTACGGGTCATGGTGTGTATGTTATTCAAGACAGTAAGAAAGTCAAACCAAATGTCCCACTTCAGGTGTGTGAGTGCCTTGAAGTTTTACAGAAACCAAGCGAGGTTGTGATGTATAAGAAAGGAGCTGTGCTCAGGTCAAACAATCTCAAATTTGCCAACGGAATTCATGTTGAAGGTAAAGCTGCCTATACAGACAGTTCATTTTTCTTTGCCCATGATGTCAGCAAGAAGTTACTTGCATTTGCAGAAGAGAATGGACCCCTGTCTTGTGAAATTGATGCTTACGGAGATTTTCTACAAGCGTTAGGTCCTAGAGCAACTTCTGATTACATCAACAATACCTCAAATGTAAGCACAGTAACACCAGGTCTGTATGAAACACGGAAAAAAGTATTCAATCTTCTAAACAAGTCGAATATAACTCTCCTAGTTATGAATTGTTCCAAGTTTATACACATTGGCACAACAAAGGAGTACATTGAATACTTCTGCTGTGATGATACATTTCAAGCAGAGATGGGGCTTGAAAAAGATGTTTTCAACTTGTGGACCAAGAATGGCGGTCAGAATCCACCAGCTGTCAGATCTGGATCAGGTGACACTTCCGACCAGCCAACACCACCTAAGTGCTTGAAGCTTTCAGATACAAGCCTCGGTTGTGTGATGCACAGCTACCTCCCAACAGAATCTTGTGTATCAGCTACAGCAGTCATTGAGTTTTGCTCTTTCAGTGTTCCAGTTAAAGTTGGACAGTGTTGTATTCTTAGTAGTTGTGAGTTTAAAGCAGATATCAGGGTCAAAGATTTAGAAGGAAAAACTCCTTTCTTAGTAGAATACATGAATACTGTGCAGACATTAGAGTTCCCAAACAGTCTCTTTTTGCATACAATTCCAATCAGAGAAGAGGGCCAGACTAAATTTGTGACTGTCTTCTTTGATATAAAAGATAATTTGAAGAAAGAAGCACCTGCAGGTGATGTCAAGCGACTGCCATTCCTAGGAAAACTTGTGGAAGATTATACAGCTGTGACTGGTACAGATCTTGCATTAGTGGCTCCTGACAACGTTGACACTAAAGTTAATCTCTGGTACACGAATCTGTTCCCTGTAACAGATGATGCTAGTGAATCTCTTCTCTTGGCATTAAAATGTGTGAATGcagtaaaaactgataaaactgGAGCAATAACCTTGACCTCAGTTAGattggtttccatggcaacagtaCTAAAGGAAAAAGATTTAGAGGCAATGCTTAATAGGAGGAATGTACTGTACAATACCATCAAATGTGATAGAAATGTTAGTCctcaatattga